The Acanthochromis polyacanthus isolate Apoly-LR-REF ecotype Palm Island chromosome 10, KAUST_Apoly_ChrSc, whole genome shotgun sequence genome includes the window GCTTGTTTCTGAAACCTGAAGACTTCCATCTCCTAGCTCCCCACTCCCTCGTGACATTGCAGTGCCGTCCTGGCCTTCACTGAGTTTTAAGCCAACATTAGGCCCTTTAAATTGGACATCTGtacttctttcttttccctctcttATGAATGTGGTGGTGTGAACTCCCCCACTGCCCCAGCGGGTCTCTGTGGAGCTAACCTTTGGCCCAGTGTAAGTTACATTACTCAACTCAAAAACTCCCTCTTCTGCTCCCGCTTTACCTGAGGGGCTACCATGTGAGATTCTTATACGAGGAGAGCCATCTCCAGATTCATGCCTTCGCCCCTTGAAGTCTGGGCTTGAAAGTTCAAGTTGCTCACTTATGCCACTCGGCATATCCACTGTGTAGGTAGTGATACGGCGAGTGACGGTAGTGATTGTGCTGCCATCGCTGCTCGTGCTGCTATGCCGTTCTGTGCGAACATCTACTCCCTCTGCAAGGTCTTCAGACTTCAGCCTTGGTTTAATCTTTTTGTGTATATTCTCTTATAGTCTTCATCATCCCCACTCTGTTTATTgaaaaacaggtaaaaaaaaaacacaacatgaaaatgTTAGTACACTATATATTCTCCTGTAGCTTCCCTACAAACAAATCTGTTGTCCTAATAGTTTAAACAGGAAACTTACAAGAATGATGTCTGGACTGGAACCTCCAAAACGGGTCTTCCCTTCCCATGTCAGGGTGCCTATTGGTGAACGACATGGTGTGCTCAACGGTGAGTAGCAAGGGGATTTGTCTCCTTTGTTTTGTAGTTTCAGTCCAACTTTGTGTCGGTTCAGTGTCTTCAGTAGctctgctgtttcttctgaGCTCATATTATCAAAGTAGATAGTGGCTCCCACTATCTGGTCACCTATAAATTAAGTATAGAGAGCAGTTAAGTTTAGTCAGCGTCTGGGTGAGTCAAATCTTACTTCATTTTTGATGAAAGATGCTGATTACCTTCATATACTTTTCCAGACCGTGCTGCAGGTGACTCTCCCTTCACCTCCTTAACATAGatctctcctcctgtctgttcaATGGTCAAGCCAGTTTTGTCTGGACCCTCCCAGTCAGGAAATAGCACTTCCCTGGTGTCCTCCTCTTCAGCCATCTGTAATCAAAATCATACAAACAATGGGTTTCATTGAAATAGCTCAAGGTCGTTGACAAGAAGTCACTATAAAAAGAACTATGGTCTTAACTTTATATAATaccttgtttttgcttctctgttTTTCAGCCCTGGTGTGATGGAGACTCTGTCTTATTGTTTTcctgtttataaaaaaaaaagaaaagataataaGCATGAAAAGAAAATCAGTCCGGGAGGTACTTTGTTCTAGACAGTATGTTATTCTTTCCTCATTAAAAGAATTTCAATAACTGTCTACATGAAATATTTACAGACCCCGCTGTTTAAGTAGTCTGGCCTATAGCACCTAGAAGTGAACACTAGATGGCATTAAAACTCTTTCAGACAACACATCTTCTGCTGCCCTGAACACCAAACTATGAGCTCCATCCCTCCAGGATGCTTTGTTTTGGAAATTTGGTTGAAGTCAGACCACACCTCGCCCTGAGGAAAGCTGCCCGATCCTGTGCCTACACCCCAGCTCCAAAGTCAATAGAAAGAACATTTATGATTGACGTTGCCCTGCTTTGTGAAAACACCCACAGAATTGCAGAAATATATATTAATGTTGTTGTCTCTTATTAATATGAACATCCACAAACAGTAGTCTTTTACTGAAACAAGTACATATTTGTACATGTGTACAGAAAATGCATATCAAATGTCTTTTTCAACGAGACAGCTATGCATACCAGTTTCACTAGAGGTTAAACATTTGATTTAAGTGAATTTTTGACCACGACTCAACTTCGTGATGAAGTAGTAACACATACCGTACTGATTGGATGTGGTCATTACACTTAAATATGTTATCATACAATTTCCAATCCCATACGCAACAATTATGCAACAATTCACCATATTTCTACCAGCTCATATCAAGCCGATTGAAATCCCCAATTGCTTGTTCTacaactgtctgtctgtgctcTGCAGTAagcacatttgcaaaaaaaaaaggtagtaATAATAAGGTGTGTATACATCATTCCCAGACATGCCTCTTCAAACACGCTGAATAGCCATACTCACTGTCCTCTTTGAAACAGACATCACATTGTTTCCTCGATGCCAAACTCTCCGCATCCCACCCACTGAATTACCCAAAGCCGTCTAAACCACGTGTCTCTATTCACTCTGTTTTAATACTGCATTCATTCAGTTAACGGTGACTTTTTCTCATGTATGCACATGCATCAGGAGCCTTTTAGGATACATTAAGATACATCCACAACACCTCCAACTTCAGCATAAACAAACTACTCTTCCTACCACCTGAACAGCAGGTTAAAGGTTCagtgcacaaaacaacaaatcagtgGCCGTTTGACAGAAAGTAAGTAAATATTAGTGACAGCAGCAGTACTTGAAatacttttttatttgcttgtaATCACCCAAAACAAATGGCAAAACCCTAGCCATGGGTGGCTCAAAAGAAACAGGATGTGAATCATTGTGGTGGTTGCCTGCCTGTGTCTTTATGAGGGAAGCTACCAACCAGAGCCCAGCTTGGAAAGTGGATAAGACATGCAAACTCAAAAGCTCCCTCATTACGTCTAACATGTCACTGGAGACAAATCAAGAAATAATTTTCTGAGGGTCGAATACATTGTAATGGTCGCAGTTTAAAAGCTGGATTCCTATGTGATTTAAAACACCTATTTAAGGTGTGAACAAATCTTCTTGGGGAAGTTATAGCTGagaaaatgtttatatttatattaatcTGCCAAAATATTATCagtctctgaaaaaaatactaaataacgCACACACACTTGCTTATATTTTTCGTGCTATTTTTCACCACTGTAAATAACATAATTACGCCAGTAAGCCACATATCCCTTCCTCATTCGCTGTAATTGCCACACTGTTCTGCATGATAACAAGCTGCTGGAAACAAGATAAAGGCAAAGATAAAGGCACAGCTGTTTCAAAAGGA containing:
- the LOC110948780 gene encoding neuroblast differentiation-associated protein AHNAK-like translates to MAEEEDTREVLFPDWEGPDKTGLTIEQTGGEIYVKEVKGESPAARSGKVYEGDQIVGATIYFDNMSSEETAELLKTLNRHKVGLKLQNKGDKSPCYSPLSTPCRSPIGTLTWEGKTRFGGSSPDIILSGDDEDYKRIYTKRLNQG